A stretch of [Clostridium] innocuum DNA encodes these proteins:
- the atpF gene encoding F0F1 ATP synthase subunit B translates to MDFDINAYLRLNPMDMIMVCVSTLIIIAIAKHFFWDKVLAYLDARKAAIQADIDAGMQSREAGEQYKRQYEEQMANARGEAHEILESAKANAVQEKREILAAARGEAEAVKEKARKDIEREKVQARAEMKDAIVDVAFEAAKQIVNKELDESTHKQYVDDFIEHAGDESWQA, encoded by the coding sequence ATGGATTTTGATATAAATGCCTATCTGCGGCTGAATCCAATGGATATGATCATGGTCTGTGTATCAACGCTGATCATCATCGCTATTGCAAAGCATTTCTTCTGGGACAAGGTGCTTGCCTATCTCGATGCACGCAAGGCTGCCATTCAGGCAGATATTGATGCAGGTATGCAAAGCAGGGAAGCAGGAGAACAATACAAGCGCCAGTATGAAGAGCAGATGGCCAATGCCCGCGGCGAGGCTCATGAAATACTGGAAAGTGCCAAAGCCAATGCCGTTCAGGAGAAACGTGAAATTCTGGCTGCCGCAAGAGGTGAAGCCGAAGCGGTGAAGGAAAAAGCACGGAAGGATATCGAGCGTGAAAAGGTACAGGCTCGTGCAGAAATGAAGGATGCAATCGTGGATGTGGCATTTGAAGCCGCAAAACAGATTGTTAATAAAGAACTGGATGAAAGTACACATAAGCAGTACGTGGATGATTTTATCGAGCATGCAGGTGATGAGTCATGGCAGGCATAG
- the atpH gene encoding ATP synthase F1 subunit delta, translating into MAGIAAKSYSDALFALAQEEQKLDTFKADVCMMDEQLKAYPDFMRVLTHPKIHKEEKKQTLASVFGSEVDHMVLNFAKLLIDKSRFQSFHDITREFVKQYNKVNNIEVAHVRTAKKLDAAEIKRLKSMLEEKLSKTVELHIQEDPDLLAGLRIKINDMVLDNTARSRMDNLKQLAQSEPVQES; encoded by the coding sequence ATGGCAGGCATAGCAGCAAAAAGCTACAGTGATGCACTGTTTGCACTTGCACAGGAGGAGCAGAAGCTTGATACATTCAAGGCAGATGTATGCATGATGGATGAACAGCTGAAGGCGTATCCCGATTTCATGCGGGTACTGACGCATCCCAAGATTCACAAGGAAGAAAAGAAACAGACGCTTGCGTCTGTATTCGGCAGTGAAGTCGATCATATGGTTTTGAATTTTGCGAAGCTATTGATCGATAAAAGCCGTTTTCAGAGTTTTCACGATATTACCAGAGAGTTTGTAAAGCAGTATAACAAGGTAAACAATATCGAAGTGGCACATGTCCGTACAGCAAAGAAGCTGGATGCTGCGGAAATTAAGCGTCTGAAATCTATGCTGGAGGAAAAGCTTTCGAAAACTGTGGAATTACACATACAGGAGGATCCGGATCTGCTTGCGGGACTGCGCATAAAGATCAATGATATGGTTCTGGATAATACCGCCAGAAGCCGTATGGATAATCTGAAACAGCTGGCACAGAGTGAGCCTGTGCAGGAAAGTTAG
- a CDS encoding F0F1 ATP synthase subunit alpha has product MSLKPEEISKLIKDQIRRYDEDLEIDETGTIITVGDGIALIYGLQNAMAGELLRFPGDIYGMVLNLEEEHVGAVLMGDDSNIREGDEVKRTGRIVEVPVGDGMLGRVVNALGQAIDGGEPIKSDKFRPVERVAPGVMTRKSVHQPIQTGLKIIDSMIPIGRGQRELIIGDRQTGKTAIAIDTIINQKNNNVKCIYVAIGQKASTVAQIVEKLRSHGAMEYTTIVSSTASEPAPLQYIAPYAGCAIGEEWMENGDDVLIVYDDLSKHAVAYRTMSLLLKRPPGREAYPGDVFYLHSRLLERAAKLNDELGAGSLTALPIIETQAGDISAYIPTNVISITDGQIFLQTELFNSGVRPAVDSGLSVSRVGSAAQIKAMKQVSGSLKLELAQFREMQAFAKFGSDLDAATTETLAHGERLTKLLIQNQYDPLPVTHQVLSLFAAKNKFLKPVKVEDVQLYEKEMLKYMERNHADILTEIEEKQALDDALSAKIKAALQAFETEFKNMIEG; this is encoded by the coding sequence GTGAGCTTAAAGCCAGAAGAGATAAGTAAGCTGATCAAGGATCAGATTCGCAGATATGATGAGGATCTGGAAATCGATGAAACTGGTACGATTATCACCGTTGGTGACGGTATCGCGCTGATTTACGGTTTACAGAATGCGATGGCCGGTGAGCTGCTTCGTTTTCCCGGAGATATTTATGGAATGGTACTGAACCTGGAGGAAGAGCACGTTGGTGCTGTTTTGATGGGGGATGACTCCAACATCCGTGAAGGCGATGAAGTAAAACGTACCGGTCGTATCGTAGAGGTTCCCGTTGGTGACGGTATGCTGGGACGTGTTGTCAATGCACTTGGACAGGCAATTGACGGAGGAGAACCGATTAAAAGTGATAAGTTCCGTCCGGTAGAGCGTGTGGCACCCGGTGTTATGACAAGAAAAAGTGTACATCAGCCGATTCAGACCGGCTTGAAAATCATTGATTCCATGATTCCAATCGGTCGCGGTCAGCGTGAGCTGATCATCGGAGATCGCCAGACCGGAAAAACGGCGATTGCCATTGATACGATTATCAATCAGAAGAATAACAATGTAAAATGCATCTATGTTGCCATTGGTCAGAAGGCCAGTACGGTAGCACAAATCGTAGAAAAGCTGCGTTCCCACGGTGCCATGGAGTATACGACCATTGTATCCTCCACCGCAAGTGAACCGGCTCCGTTGCAATATATTGCGCCGTATGCAGGTTGTGCAATCGGCGAGGAATGGATGGAAAACGGTGATGATGTGCTGATCGTTTATGACGATTTGAGTAAGCATGCGGTTGCCTATCGTACCATGTCCCTGCTGCTGAAGCGTCCGCCTGGGCGTGAGGCATATCCGGGAGATGTCTTCTATCTGCATTCCCGTCTGCTGGAGCGTGCGGCAAAGCTGAATGATGAGCTTGGCGCAGGAAGTCTGACAGCTCTGCCAATTATTGAAACACAGGCTGGAGATATTTCCGCCTATATTCCGACAAATGTTATTTCCATCACCGATGGACAGATCTTCCTGCAGACGGAGCTGTTCAACAGTGGTGTACGTCCTGCCGTTGACAGCGGTCTGTCCGTTTCCCGTGTAGGTAGTGCGGCGCAGATCAAGGCAATGAAGCAGGTGAGCGGTTCCCTGAAGCTGGAGCTTGCGCAGTTCCGTGAGATGCAGGCCTTTGCGAAATTCGGAAGTGATCTGGATGCGGCTACAACAGAAACACTTGCCCACGGTGAGCGTTTGACGAAGCTGCTGATTCAGAATCAGTATGATCCGCTTCCGGTAACCCATCAGGTGTTATCACTGTTTGCGGCAAAAAACAAATTTCTGAAGCCGGTTAAGGTGGAGGATGTTCAGCTGTATGAAAAAGAAATGCTGAAGTACATGGAGCGAAACCATGCGGACATCTTAACGGAAATCGAAGAGAAGCAGGCGCTGGATGATGCATTGAGTGCGAAAATCAAGGCAGCATTACAGGCGTTTGAGACTGAATTCAAGAATATGATAGAAGGATAA
- the atpG gene encoding ATP synthase F1 subunit gamma: MAAGKLEIKARIRSVESTKKITKAMQLVATSKLKKQKQYMEENREYAHYLKETVQEILSSIEHSRHPYLQKQEGKPYTIVFTSDMGLCGGYNANIFRMLQHEIGNEGDFVIIGARGANWIHNKDFHVVQSETDLEEDCYSELVGVADHALELYRKQEISEIRILYTHFVNSVTFEPKLITLLPVEKEEREKATTAETIFEPAGDRILDTLVPMYVRSLLYSYFLETKTSEQASRRMAMESATDNAEELKETLELQFNQARQAAITQEITEIVGGVNAME; encoded by the coding sequence ATGGCAGCAGGTAAACTGGAGATCAAGGCGCGCATCCGCTCTGTAGAATCTACCAAAAAGATTACGAAGGCGATGCAGCTGGTAGCCACCAGTAAGCTGAAGAAACAGAAACAGTACATGGAAGAAAACAGGGAATATGCACACTATCTGAAAGAAACCGTGCAGGAAATTCTGTCTTCCATCGAGCATTCCAGACATCCGTATCTGCAGAAGCAGGAAGGAAAACCGTATACCATCGTCTTTACAAGTGACATGGGGCTGTGTGGCGGCTATAATGCCAACATCTTCCGTATGCTGCAGCATGAAATCGGCAATGAGGGTGACTTTGTCATCATCGGAGCTCGTGGAGCCAACTGGATTCACAATAAGGATTTTCATGTTGTGCAGAGTGAAACGGATCTGGAAGAGGACTGTTACAGTGAGCTGGTCGGTGTAGCTGATCATGCATTGGAACTGTACCGCAAACAGGAAATATCGGAAATACGTATTTTATATACACACTTTGTTAATTCTGTAACCTTTGAACCGAAGCTGATTACGCTGCTTCCGGTGGAAAAGGAGGAACGAGAGAAAGCAACGACTGCAGAAACCATCTTTGAACCTGCGGGTGACCGTATTCTGGATACCCTGGTACCGATGTACGTGCGTTCCCTGCTGTACAGCTATTTCCTGGAAACGAAAACGAGTGAACAGGCAAGCAGACGTATGGCAATGGAAAGTGCAACGGATAATGCAGAGGAGTTGAAGGAAACTCTCGAATTACAATTCAACCAGGCGCGACAGGCCGCAATTACCCAGGAAATAACGGAAATTGTCGGTGGTGTCAACGCTATGGAATGA
- the atpD gene encoding F0F1 ATP synthase subunit beta: MSKNTGKIVQVIGPVVDVAFENGDLPQLLTAIEIPLKDSESLIVEVAQHIGDERVRCIAMGGTDGLVRGMEAIDTGSAIRVPVGKEILGRMFNVLGREIDGLGPVGTDNTLPIHRQAPGFEEQQTSAEMLETGIKVIDLLCPYSKGGKIGLFGGAGVGKTVLIQELIHNIAKEHGGMSVVTGVGERTREGNDMYHEMKDSGVLDKTVLVYGQMNESPGARMRVGLTGLTMAEYFRDHDHQDVLLFIDNIFRFTQAGSEVSALLGRMPSAVGYQPTLATEMGQLQERITSTKDGSITSVQAIYVPADDLTDPAPATAFTHLDAKTVLDRDIAALGIYPAVDPLESSSRILDPLVVGEEHYEVARGVQTILQRYKELQDIIAILGMDELSEEDKIIVNRARRVRNFLSQPFHVAEVFSGIKGCYVSREDTVRSFKELLDGKYDDLPEQAFMFASTIEEVVEKAKALEN; encoded by the coding sequence ATGAGTAAGAATACAGGAAAAATCGTACAGGTCATTGGCCCGGTAGTCGATGTTGCATTTGAGAACGGAGATTTGCCGCAGCTATTGACCGCTATTGAAATTCCTCTGAAAGACAGTGAATCTCTGATTGTCGAAGTTGCTCAGCATATCGGTGATGAACGTGTCCGCTGTATCGCTATGGGCGGTACAGATGGTCTGGTTCGTGGAATGGAAGCCATTGATACAGGATCCGCAATCCGTGTACCGGTGGGAAAAGAAATTCTGGGAAGAATGTTCAATGTCCTCGGACGTGAAATTGATGGTCTGGGACCTGTAGGAACGGATAACACACTGCCGATCCACAGACAGGCACCGGGCTTTGAGGAGCAGCAGACATCCGCAGAAATGCTGGAAACAGGAATTAAGGTCATTGACCTGTTATGTCCATATTCCAAGGGTGGTAAGATTGGTTTGTTTGGTGGTGCGGGAGTAGGTAAAACCGTACTGATTCAGGAGCTGATTCATAATATCGCCAAGGAACATGGTGGAATGTCCGTCGTTACCGGTGTAGGGGAGAGAACCCGTGAAGGAAACGACATGTATCATGAAATGAAGGACAGCGGTGTCCTTGATAAGACCGTACTGGTTTACGGACAGATGAATGAATCACCGGGTGCCAGAATGCGTGTCGGTCTGACCGGGCTGACGATGGCGGAATATTTCCGTGATCACGACCATCAGGATGTATTGCTGTTTATTGATAATATTTTCCGTTTTACCCAGGCGGGAAGTGAAGTAAGTGCCCTGCTGGGACGTATGCCAAGTGCAGTAGGCTATCAGCCGACACTTGCGACAGAAATGGGACAGCTGCAGGAGCGCATTACATCCACGAAGGATGGTTCCATTACCTCTGTTCAGGCAATTTATGTACCTGCGGATGACTTGACAGACCCGGCTCCGGCTACCGCATTTACCCATCTGGATGCGAAAACAGTTCTGGACCGTGATATTGCGGCACTGGGAATTTATCCGGCTGTTGATCCGCTGGAATCCAGCTCCCGTATATTGGATCCGCTTGTTGTTGGTGAAGAGCATTATGAAGTTGCCCGCGGAGTACAAACTATTTTACAGCGCTATAAGGAGCTGCAGGACATCATTGCCATTCTGGGTATGGACGAGCTGAGTGAGGAAGACAAGATTATTGTCAACCGTGCCCGCCGTGTCCGTAACTTCCTGTCACAGCCATTCCATGTTGCGGAGGTGTTCTCCGGAATCAAGGGCTGCTATGTATCCCGTGAGGATACGGTACGCAGCTTCAAGGAACTGCTGGATGGTAAATACGATGATCTTCCGGAACAGGCCTTCATGTTCGCATCAACGATTGAAGAGGTTGTCGAGAAAGCCAAGGCGCTGGAAAACTGA
- the atpC gene encoding ATP synthase F1 subunit epsilon yields the protein MIKIKIITPLGLYKEGEVGGVHVRTVEGETTILPNHMPIVAMLTTCKCSLMEGSEYKDYAIAGGLLQFADNEMRILADAIEGREEIDIERARRAKQRAEERLKKMDNRTSMKRAEVALAKAINRIKVYGG from the coding sequence ATGATCAAAATCAAGATCATTACGCCGCTGGGTCTTTATAAGGAAGGCGAAGTCGGCGGCGTGCATGTACGGACGGTGGAAGGAGAAACGACAATTCTTCCCAACCACATGCCAATCGTTGCAATGCTGACAACATGCAAATGTTCTCTTATGGAAGGCAGTGAATATAAGGATTATGCAATTGCTGGCGGACTGCTTCAGTTTGCGGACAATGAGATGCGTATCCTTGCAGATGCGATTGAAGGCCGTGAGGAAATTGATATCGAGCGTGCCAGACGTGCAAAACAACGTGCTGAAGAGCGTTTGAAGAAAATGGATAACCGCACCAGCATGAAACGTGCTGAGGTCGCATTGGCAAAAGCAATTAACCGTATCAAGGTTTACGGTGGTTAA
- a CDS encoding sigma 54-interacting transcriptional regulator, which produces MSEQEVFDYIYSVITREYLENRIQKKENFGITAKDIADHFNTYRSTVSTMLNTAVKNGLFIKIETRPVLFVPVDIVKKELHVHLEKSVYTPEEIRNLFFKKEQEADSFSIMIGHDGSQSLQIKQAQSAILYPPKGLHTLITGESGTGKTLFAHTMYDYGRKIKGMSEKEYPFVEFNCADYYHNPQLLLSQLFGHIRGAFTGADQETEGLVEKANHGILFLDEIHRLPPEGQELLFYLMDTGQYRKMGEANTIRKADILIIGATTENPKDVLLKTFKRRIPLTINLPPLRERPLQEKLKIMEHLFSKEAILTQRTYIIDADIVKAITLYDFTENIGQLASEIKILCARSFLESKTKEFGEIKVPYVFLSDNIREAYKKYRKIGYTFTDNYENYNYDLVITPSNEITHVKENVLNEEAYCSLIDEIRNYSRQGLTSDEVAIRISSAVSSYYDEILNSMYFKTVNKDELYKIIEPRIVDFSLEVMKEIQNRLSVKITEQSILVLAFHLKFLIDRLRKIKLTESSSVPVKTGDAIVDDMIDRIESKFSLRLPTDEKKFFQLLIKNITSDIVPDNSSKAALYILAHGNTASSIAEVCNRLLHTDFVRAFDMPLTQDVNQSYQLFMEEIESLHLKKGVMILADMGSLLDFGHKLTRDTGIPTHTIPNVSTAIALDFAHIMLNRNEHIDLTYNEYLIKNRFEPAFASSEKEPAIISACSSGQGTSIAFKNMIVEILKENSLGYIHVFALSNEELQKKNETYQEIVDSYNLVAVIGNVHIDVDAPFFHISELVTDDKKENFIKFLNKTGVSEQKTKHKKTDQSAEEAAGFLAQHVMYVNPLAVQKVAAEFLENLFDDLEYEEKNRASTGFSLIIHIGFMIERIIANKTIIFDHKTPYLDSNKEIFQKIRSHIKSIEEAFEIEISDDEICYMMITLYPNTYDAAVA; this is translated from the coding sequence ATGTCTGAGCAGGAAGTATTCGATTATATCTATTCTGTCATTACAAGGGAATATCTGGAAAACAGAATTCAGAAGAAAGAGAATTTCGGAATCACAGCAAAGGATATCGCTGATCACTTTAACACATACCGTTCGACGGTCAGTACCATGCTGAATACGGCTGTCAAGAACGGCTTGTTTATTAAAATTGAAACCCGACCTGTTTTATTTGTTCCTGTGGATATCGTAAAGAAGGAACTGCATGTTCACCTGGAAAAGAGTGTTTATACCCCGGAGGAAATCAGAAATCTGTTTTTCAAAAAAGAACAGGAGGCAGATTCCTTTTCCATCATGATTGGCCATGACGGCAGCCAGTCTTTACAGATTAAGCAGGCGCAGTCCGCAATTTTATACCCGCCAAAGGGGCTGCACACACTGATTACCGGAGAAAGCGGCACTGGAAAGACATTATTCGCGCATACAATGTATGACTATGGCAGAAAAATAAAAGGTATGAGTGAAAAGGAATATCCCTTCGTGGAATTCAACTGTGCGGACTACTATCACAATCCACAGCTTTTACTGTCACAGCTGTTCGGACATATCCGGGGCGCTTTTACCGGCGCGGATCAGGAAACGGAGGGTCTTGTTGAAAAAGCTAATCACGGAATATTGTTTCTCGATGAAATTCACAGACTTCCTCCGGAGGGACAGGAGCTGTTATTCTATCTTATGGATACCGGACAGTACCGCAAGATGGGGGAAGCAAATACGATACGGAAAGCGGATATCCTCATCATTGGAGCTACAACAGAAAATCCGAAGGATGTCCTGTTGAAAACCTTTAAGCGCAGAATCCCTCTTACGATCAATCTGCCGCCGCTGCGCGAGCGCCCGCTACAGGAAAAGCTGAAAATCATGGAGCATCTCTTTTCCAAGGAGGCGATCCTTACACAGCGTACCTATATCATTGATGCGGATATTGTGAAAGCCATCACCCTGTATGATTTTACAGAAAATATCGGACAGCTTGCCTCTGAAATAAAAATACTTTGTGCCCGCTCTTTCCTTGAAAGTAAAACCAAGGAATTCGGTGAAATCAAGGTTCCCTATGTATTTCTGTCAGACAATATCCGAGAGGCTTATAAAAAGTATAGGAAAATCGGATATACCTTCACCGACAATTATGAGAATTACAACTATGACCTGGTAATCACACCTTCCAATGAGATTACACATGTAAAGGAAAACGTACTGAATGAAGAAGCATACTGCAGTCTGATTGATGAGATTCGCAATTATTCCAGACAGGGACTGACGAGCGATGAGGTCGCAATTCGCATATCCTCCGCAGTGTCTTCCTATTATGACGAAATTCTCAACAGCATGTATTTTAAAACAGTAAACAAGGATGAGCTTTATAAGATTATCGAGCCGCGCATTGTCGATTTCTCACTGGAGGTCATGAAGGAAATACAAAACCGCCTGTCTGTAAAAATAACGGAGCAGAGCATCCTCGTTCTGGCCTTTCATTTAAAATTTCTTATTGACAGATTGCGGAAAATAAAGCTGACGGAGAGCAGCTCCGTGCCTGTGAAAACAGGTGATGCGATTGTTGATGATATGATCGACAGGATCGAAAGCAAGTTTTCTCTGCGTCTGCCAACGGATGAGAAAAAGTTCTTTCAGCTGCTGATCAAGAATATTACAAGTGATATTGTTCCGGATAATTCATCAAAGGCTGCCTTATATATTCTTGCTCATGGCAATACGGCATCCAGCATAGCAGAGGTATGCAACCGCCTGCTGCATACGGATTTTGTAAGGGCATTTGATATGCCGCTGACACAGGATGTCAATCAGAGCTACCAGCTGTTTATGGAGGAAATCGAGAGTCTGCATCTCAAAAAGGGTGTGATGATTCTGGCGGACATGGGCTCTCTTCTGGATTTTGGACATAAGCTGACCAGAGATACCGGTATCCCCACACATACGATTCCAAACGTATCCACAGCGATTGCTTTGGACTTTGCGCACATCATGCTGAATCGCAATGAGCATATTGACCTCACCTATAATGAATATCTGATTAAAAACCGCTTTGAGCCTGCTTTTGCAAGCTCAGAGAAAGAGCCTGCAATCATATCCGCATGTTCATCCGGTCAGGGGACAAGTATCGCATTTAAAAATATGATTGTTGAAATATTAAAGGAAAATTCGCTTGGCTACATCCATGTATTTGCGTTAAGCAATGAGGAGCTTCAAAAGAAAAATGAGACCTATCAGGAAATCGTGGACAGCTACAATCTGGTTGCAGTCATTGGAAATGTACATATTGATGTGGATGCCCCTTTCTTTCATATATCCGAACTGGTTACCGATGATAAAAAGGAGAATTTCATTAAATTTCTGAACAAAACAGGAGTAAGCGAACAAAAGACAAAGCATAAAAAAACAGACCAGAGTGCAGAGGAAGCTGCAGGATTTCTGGCCCAGCATGTTATGTATGTAAATCCACTGGCTGTTCAGAAGGTTGCCGCGGAGTTTTTAGAAAATCTTTTTGATGATCTGGAGTATGAAGAAAAAAACAGAGCCTCTACCGGATTCTCATTAATTATCCATATCGGTTTTATGATTGAGCGTATCATAGCAAATAAGACAATCATATTTGACCATAAGACGCCCTATTTGGACAGTAATAAAGAGATTTTTCAGAAAATAAGAAGCCATATCAAGTCCATTGAGGAGGCCTTTGAAATTGAGATCAGTGATGATGAAATCTGTTATATGATGATCACCCTGTATCCGAATACATATGATGCAGCTGTTGCATAA
- a CDS encoding PTS sugar transporter subunit IIA has protein sequence MEKYNIRDLLFEELIELTLEAEDFEDAIKKIGEDAYRKGYVKEGFADAVIKREKLYPTALPTEVLKVAIPHPMERDTVKKSAIIITKLKTPVDFTLMGSDNETVPVNIIFTLAVNGAEHQLTILQKLVGMFSEKESMERIKASTTPKEIMNSLIELLS, from the coding sequence ATGGAAAAATACAATATAAGGGATTTATTATTTGAAGAACTGATAGAATTAACACTGGAAGCAGAGGATTTTGAGGATGCTATCAAAAAAATCGGTGAGGATGCATACCGGAAGGGATATGTTAAGGAAGGGTTTGCGGATGCAGTTATCAAAAGAGAAAAGCTGTACCCGACAGCATTACCCACGGAGGTACTTAAGGTTGCAATCCCTCATCCCATGGAAAGGGATACGGTTAAGAAATCGGCAATCATCATTACAAAGCTGAAAACCCCTGTGGATTTCACACTAATGGGATCAGATAATGAAACCGTACCGGTAAATATCATCTTTACGCTCGCTGTGAATGGTGCTGAGCATCAGCTGACAATTCTGCAAAAGCTTGTCGGAATGTTTTCAGAGAAGGAATCCATGGAGCGGATTAAAGCTTCCACCACGCCAAAGGAGATTATGAACTCATTGATTGAGCTTTTATCCTAA
- a CDS encoding PTS sugar transporter subunit IIB: MKTIIVACGGGIATSATCATKINMALEERGLSNLAKAEAVDIKSLDNFIKTADVYVSITPMRGVVQSYDIPVISGIPLLTGMGKDACIDEIVKALK, encoded by the coding sequence ATGAAAACAATTATCGTTGCTTGCGGAGGTGGTATCGCAACCTCGGCTACATGCGCTACAAAAATCAATATGGCGCTGGAAGAACGCGGATTGAGTAATCTGGCGAAGGCCGAGGCTGTCGATATCAAGTCACTTGATAATTTCATCAAGACTGCAGATGTCTATGTATCCATTACCCCGATGCGCGGTGTGGTACAAAGCTATGACATTCCGGTAATCAGCGGGATTCCGCTGCTGACAGGAATGGGCAAGGATGCCTGCATTGACGAGATTGTCAAAGCATTAAAGTAA
- a CDS encoding PTS galactitol transporter subunit IIC has protein sequence MEMLATVFQGLLDLGAAVFLPIVLFIIGLIVGMKPGKAFSSALTLGVAFIGINLLIGYMGDTVGAAFTTIVEGSDSTLKYIDMGWAPALGLAWQWQYAFLMFPIQIAINVIMLLLGWTNCLNVDMWNVGNKVFTAFLVTSACNNVIVGFIVAIVQIIAELKNADYTKYQILELTGVPSVGMPHCMFLSNIFFYPIANILDKILPNTKTLNAQEIRNKIGIFGENHVLGFLMGTIIGLAAGQGSGALLLGVQAGTALTLFPMVSKLFMTALTPISDAASEWVKKKFPGRELIIGLDWPILAGNSEIWVAIILTIPVALIFSLILPGNTALVLGNLMNVCVCVPLFLAMKGDVLKMCIVSWIWCPILSYAASVMGPLLTSLANTAGTYNTDITWWGCDIAEIRFAIYEAATGNMIGIVACVAVVALGILYFLKLAPAREKAAKERLESGQ, from the coding sequence ATGGAAATGTTAGCTACCGTATTCCAGGGTCTTCTGGACCTGGGCGCTGCCGTATTTCTTCCGATTGTGTTATTCATTATCGGCTTGATCGTAGGCATGAAACCTGGCAAGGCGTTCTCATCCGCATTGACCTTAGGTGTTGCATTTATTGGTATCAATTTATTGATTGGGTATATGGGGGATACCGTCGGGGCTGCTTTCACAACAATCGTTGAGGGATCAGATAGTACATTAAAGTATATCGATATGGGATGGGCACCGGCCCTTGGACTTGCGTGGCAGTGGCAGTATGCGTTCCTCATGTTCCCGATACAGATTGCCATCAATGTTATCATGCTGCTGCTCGGATGGACGAACTGTCTGAATGTGGATATGTGGAATGTAGGAAACAAGGTGTTTACAGCCTTCCTTGTCACAAGTGCATGCAATAATGTGATTGTTGGCTTTATCGTTGCTATTGTACAGATTATCGCGGAATTAAAGAATGCGGATTACACGAAGTATCAGATTCTGGAGCTTACCGGTGTTCCTTCTGTAGGTATGCCGCACTGTATGTTTTTAAGTAATATCTTCTTCTATCCGATTGCAAATATACTGGATAAGATTCTGCCAAATACAAAGACGTTGAATGCGCAGGAAATACGTAATAAAATCGGTATCTTCGGTGAAAATCACGTACTTGGCTTCCTGATGGGAACCATTATCGGTCTTGCGGCAGGACAGGGTTCCGGTGCATTGCTGCTCGGTGTACAGGCAGGTACTGCATTGACCTTATTCCCGATGGTTTCCAAGCTGTTTATGACCGCACTGACACCGATTTCCGATGCGGCAAGTGAATGGGTGAAAAAGAAATTCCCTGGCCGTGAGCTGATCATTGGGCTTGACTGGCCAATTCTGGCAGGGAACTCTGAAATCTGGGTTGCCATCATTCTTACAATTCCGGTTGCATTGATCTTCTCGCTGATTCTGCCGGGAAATACTGCACTGGTTCTTGGAAATCTGATGAATGTCTGTGTTTGTGTACCACTGTTCCTGGCAATGAAGGGCGATGTGCTGAAAATGTGTATCGTTTCCTGGATCTGGTGTCCGATTTTAAGCTACGCGGCATCCGTTATGGGACCGCTCCTGACTAGTCTTGCAAATACTGCCGGAACCTACAACACCGATATCACATGGTGGGGCTGCGATATTGCGGAAATCCGTTTTGCAATATATGAAGCAGCAACTGGCAATATGATCGGTATCGTGGCATGTGTTGCTGTTGTGGCACTGGGAATTCTGTACTTCCTGAAGCTGGCACCCGCAAGAGAAAAAGCCGCAAAGGAACGTCTGGAATCCGGACAGTAA